From one Actinomycetota bacterium genomic stretch:
- a CDS encoding methyltransferase domain-containing protein, which translates to MAVASSAHVGEHDRVCERDGKEKGTGTLTGNLCGVLWAGNAACCVLRLDAPAGGPSLCGSCHRYRIDPTTRLERKGRVDPCRPGVPASASTPRTLPAKAPDATASFRRADAHKLPFEDGVFDIVVAECTTVLPDKERAFSAFIRVTKLGASVGDLEMTWQKPPPRELVDKVCFARGASPAS; encoded by the coding sequence ATGGCTGTCGCGTCATCGGCACATGTCGGAGAACATGATCGAGTATGCGAGCGAGATGGCAAAGAGAAGGGGACTGGTACCTTGACCGGCAACCTTTGCGGCGTTCTGTGGGCCGGGAACGCCGCTTGCTGCGTTCTCCGCCTCGACGCACCTGCCGGGGGGCCTTCGTTGTGCGGGTCTTGCCATCGATATCGGATCGACCCGACAACTCGACTCGAACGAAAGGGCCGGGTCGATCCGTGTCGACCAGGCGTTCCTGCCTCGGCATCGACACCCCGAACGTTACCGGCCAAGGCACCAGATGCGACGGCGAGTTTCAGAAGAGCAGATGCACACAAGCTGCCATTTGAAGATGGCGTCTTCGATATCGTCGTGGCGGAATGCACGACCGTACTTCCGGACAAGGAACGAGCATTCTCGGCATTCATTCGGGTGACAAAGCTTGGCGCGTCCGTCGGTGATCTGGAGATGACCTGGCAAAAGCCACCACCACGGGAGTTGGTGGACAAGGTTTGTTTCGCGCGCGGTGCATCACCTGCCTCATGA
- a CDS encoding c-type cytochrome — protein sequence MNEEERRRYLAEYEEEKKKKGISFFPEAIFKDAVVMFIVFIALVALAYFFGSPLEARANPADATYMPRPEWYFLFVFQLLKYFPGNLEVIGVIVIPAIAVGLLFALPLLDRSPRRHYRDRLGITGVTALVLVGVVALTVQALRQQAPLAGEEQPDKVAALYAANCAACHGPSLAVPPGTDLHAVIAQGSHEGMPAWGADLSVDEIDALVGFITTPNGWAVFRDECAECHQATDLAESDPFRLRDALEAGFAPHEGLDVPNWSVKLDPSAVTALVNFLIAPDGQRLFAANCATCHGTGVSVSDETEVRSIIMKGGRHRTMPSWSGQLPDEDIVTLARYVVDPASAPGGDKLFAQHCSSCHGKRVPAAATVDAAYKAISEGTEHETMPIWGDVLTNEQIDALVAYTVKVAKGAPEVVGQRIFSQNCSMCHGEFGEGGPLPSNPTRVIVPISASQYLGTHDNATIKAIITKGQPDLGMSPFGVASGGPLSEDQIDAVVAFLRSWEKNPPVELPPEIAPQQVAGSSQQIWDEFCSQCHAADGSGGIGPSLIDPAFQDANSDSEIITTIQLGHPATAMIAWGQVLTTHQIEDLVGFIRTLAGGPTTATEEPTFVADIKPLFDADCSMCHGSLGGWDASSYQSVMTSGDNAPVIVPGDPDASIVLQKLLGSQDFGGPMPPSGSLSDAQIQMIEDWISNGAPES from the coding sequence ATGAACGAAGAAGAACGACGCCGATACCTCGCCGAATACGAGGAAGAGAAGAAGAAGAAGGGCATCTCCTTCTTCCCTGAAGCGATCTTCAAAGACGCCGTCGTCATGTTCATCGTGTTCATCGCTCTGGTTGCCCTTGCCTACTTCTTCGGCTCGCCGCTCGAAGCAAGGGCCAACCCGGCAGACGCGACATACATGCCACGACCGGAGTGGTACTTCCTGTTCGTCTTCCAGCTCCTCAAGTATTTCCCAGGCAATCTCGAGGTGATCGGCGTGATCGTCATCCCGGCGATCGCCGTCGGCCTGCTCTTCGCGCTGCCCCTTCTCGACCGATCTCCTCGACGCCACTACCGCGACCGCCTCGGCATCACCGGCGTGACGGCTCTGGTGCTGGTGGGAGTCGTCGCACTGACCGTGCAAGCACTCCGTCAACAGGCACCACTGGCCGGCGAGGAGCAGCCCGACAAGGTCGCCGCCCTCTACGCCGCCAACTGCGCCGCATGCCATGGCCCCTCCCTGGCGGTTCCTCCGGGGACCGACCTGCACGCAGTCATCGCACAAGGCAGCCACGAAGGCATGCCAGCGTGGGGTGCCGACCTCTCCGTCGACGAGATCGACGCCCTCGTCGGTTTCATCACCACACCAAACGGCTGGGCTGTCTTCCGGGACGAATGTGCCGAGTGCCATCAAGCCACAGACCTCGCAGAGTCGGATCCGTTCCGGCTTCGCGATGCCCTCGAGGCCGGCTTCGCGCCGCACGAGGGTCTCGATGTTCCCAACTGGAGCGTCAAACTCGACCCTTCGGCCGTAACGGCCCTCGTCAACTTCCTCATCGCTCCTGACGGCCAACGCCTTTTCGCGGCAAACTGCGCGACCTGTCACGGCACAGGAGTCAGTGTCTCCGACGAGACCGAAGTTCGCTCGATCATCATGAAAGGCGGCCGACATCGGACGATGCCGTCCTGGTCGGGCCAGCTTCCCGACGAGGACATCGTGACCCTGGCCCGGTATGTTGTCGACCCGGCGTCGGCTCCGGGAGGAGACAAGCTCTTCGCACAACACTGCTCATCCTGTCACGGGAAACGGGTACCCGCGGCCGCGACGGTGGATGCGGCGTACAAGGCGATCTCCGAGGGTACCGAGCATGAAACGATGCCCATCTGGGGAGACGTCCTCACGAACGAGCAGATCGATGCCCTGGTGGCCTACACGGTCAAGGTGGCGAAGGGAGCCCCGGAAGTCGTGGGTCAGCGGATCTTCTCCCAGAACTGCTCGATGTGTCACGGCGAATTTGGAGAAGGCGGCCCACTCCCCTCCAACCCGACGAGAGTCATCGTTCCCATCAGCGCCAGCCAGTATCTCGGCACCCACGACAACGCAACGATCAAAGCGATCATAACGAAAGGCCAGCCGGATCTGGGAATGTCGCCGTTCGGCGTTGCCTCGGGCGGCCCGCTCAGCGAAGACCAGATCGACGCAGTCGTCGCGTTCCTGCGGTCATGGGAGAAGAACCCGCCGGTCGAGCTGCCTCCCGAGATCGCGCCTCAGCAGGTGGCAGGAAGCTCGCAGCAGATTTGGGACGAGTTCTGTTCGCAATGCCATGCAGCCGACGGGTCCGGCGGGATCGGCCCATCGCTCATCGACCCGGCGTTCCAGGACGCGAACAGCGACTCCGAGATCATCACCACGATCCAGCTCGGCCACCCCGCCACGGCAATGATCGCCTGGGGGCAGGTTCTGACGACCCATCAGATCGAAGACCTGGTTGGATTCATTCGCACCCTCGCCGGCGGGCCCACAACTGCCACGGAGGAACCGACCTTCGTCGCCGACATCAAGCCTCTCTTCGACGCCGACTGCTCGATGTGTCACGGTTCTCTCGGAGGATGGGATGCCTCCAGCTACCAGTCGGTGATGACCAGTGGCGACAATGCTCCCGTCATCGTGCCGGGTGACCCCGATGCCAGTATCGTGCTCCAAAAGCTCCTGGGCTCCCAGGACTTCGGCGGCCCGATGCCACCGTCGGGAAGCCTTTCCGATGCACAGATCCAGATGATCGAAGACTGGATCTCCAACGGTGCTCCCGAATCCTGA
- a CDS encoding DUF4405 domain-containing protein encodes MTLADWIDDRTGWRRIWETLFLRKIPKVNWLYTLGSATLFVAINQIVTGILLSIYYVPSPQDAYASVQYITTGVSAGWLIRGLHHWGASAMVLLAVLHMLRVIFHGAYKYPREITWFTGVLLLLIVFGFGFTGYLLPWDQKAYWATTVGTRIIAVVPGIGEWLLRVARGGDELSAVTLTRFFGTHVWVLPAALLVLLGIHLFLVVRISISAPPKRQRSK; translated from the coding sequence ATGACACTCGCAGACTGGATCGACGACCGCACCGGCTGGCGCCGGATCTGGGAAACTCTCTTCCTGCGCAAGATTCCGAAGGTGAACTGGCTGTACACCCTCGGGTCGGCGACGCTGTTCGTGGCCATCAACCAGATCGTCACCGGCATTCTGCTGTCCATCTACTACGTGCCGAGTCCCCAGGACGCCTACGCCAGTGTCCAATACATCACCACGGGGGTGTCGGCGGGCTGGCTCATCCGGGGACTGCACCACTGGGGTGCCAGCGCGATGGTGCTGCTCGCCGTCCTGCACATGCTCAGGGTCATCTTCCACGGTGCCTACAAATACCCGCGGGAGATCACGTGGTTCACCGGTGTCTTGCTCCTGCTCATCGTGTTTGGTTTCGGATTCACCGGCTACCTCCTCCCCTGGGACCAGAAGGCCTACTGGGCGACCACGGTCGGTACTCGCATCATCGCCGTCGTCCCCGGCATCGGAGAGTGGCTCCTTCGCGTCGCTCGCGGCGGTGACGAGCTCTCCGCGGTAACCCTGACCCGCTTCTTCGGCACCCACGTTTGGGTGCTGCCGGCCGCGCTGCTCGTGCTGCTCGGCATCCACCTGTTCCTCGTCGTTCGCATCAGCATCAGTGCGCCCCCGAAGCGACAACGATCGAAATGA
- a CDS encoding Rieske 2Fe-2S domain-containing protein, with the protein MTDDLSRRTLLSKMVAAIGGLIAAGFGVPAIAYVVAPASKDGLEDVWVPIGSTRQVEMGTPTLFKAQIDRTTGWVTQTEETGVYVLTDNGRDYLALSNVCTHLGCRVRWVEKEQSFFCPCHNGVFSKTGQVLDGPPPKPLESFDVRVEGEQLEVHWDV; encoded by the coding sequence GTGACTGATGATCTAAGTCGCCGCACACTTCTTTCGAAGATGGTTGCGGCCATCGGCGGGCTTATCGCCGCCGGCTTCGGCGTTCCCGCGATCGCCTACGTGGTCGCTCCGGCCTCCAAGGACGGCCTCGAGGACGTCTGGGTCCCGATCGGTTCGACTCGACAGGTCGAGATGGGCACCCCGACTCTCTTCAAGGCACAGATCGATCGCACCACCGGCTGGGTCACCCAGACGGAGGAGACGGGTGTCTACGTTCTCACGGACAATGGCCGCGACTACCTCGCACTCTCGAACGTCTGCACCCATCTCGGCTGCCGGGTTCGGTGGGTCGAAAAAGAGCAGTCGTTCTTCTGCCCTTGCCACAACGGTGTATTCTCCAAAACCGGCCAGGTGCTCGATGGACCACCGCCAAAACCACTCGAATCCTTCGATGTGCGCGTCGAAGGTGAACAACTCGAGGTGCACTGGGACGTATGA
- a CDS encoding tetratricopeptide repeat protein yields MARPSSGSVPQGLLIAVVALTLVVLGLGAVTVVLQLRPEKPPATAAARDAAIWQARIDEKPSAWAHTGLGLTYLDAGDETAAAKAFHDALELDPNDWMALFQLGLLARDTDPDTAIDYLNRSADAAPRSRAFAPLVALGDFLLARGDASGAKVAYENAISDFPFDFSSHFGLGQALEQLGDTAGALEQYRRAADFNPDSEEALDAIRRLGGSPTTTEGS; encoded by the coding sequence ATGGCGAGACCTTCGTCCGGATCCGTCCCTCAAGGGCTCCTGATCGCCGTCGTTGCGCTCACGCTCGTCGTTCTCGGCCTCGGTGCAGTCACGGTGGTACTCCAGCTTCGCCCGGAGAAACCGCCCGCCACCGCCGCGGCGAGAGACGCTGCCATTTGGCAGGCACGCATCGACGAGAAGCCATCGGCCTGGGCCCACACCGGACTTGGCCTCACCTATCTCGACGCAGGCGACGAAACCGCAGCCGCCAAGGCCTTCCATGATGCGCTCGAGTTGGATCCGAACGACTGGATGGCGCTGTTCCAGCTCGGTCTCCTCGCCAGAGACACCGATCCCGACACCGCCATCGACTACCTCAACCGGAGCGCCGATGCGGCCCCGCGTTCTCGCGCGTTCGCACCGCTGGTGGCCCTCGGGGATTTCCTGCTGGCACGCGGCGACGCGTCCGGAGCGAAGGTGGCATACGAGAACGCCATCTCCGACTTTCCATTCGACTTCAGTTCCCACTTCGGCCTCGGTCAGGCACTGGAGCAGCTTGGTGATACCGCCGGCGCCCTCGAACAGTACCGGCGCGCCGCAGACTTCAACCCTGATAGTGAAGAAGCCCTCGACGCCATAAGACGCCTCGGGGGCTCTCCTACGACAACGGAGGGATCATGA